GGCTTGCGCCATACTCTTCTTTTTACTTCTCCTCAATGCTTAAAAACTAACCATTCACTTTCTCCATATACTTTGATATCAGTACTATCTATCATTAAATAACCTTCCTCACCTAGTAGTGGTAAATTTATTCTTTTAAGTAAGCTTTTAGCTCTTTTAGATAATCTACTAAACTCCGGTACTTTTAGCCTAAGTCCAGTAAGCTCAAATATAGATCTAACAAACCCTTCAGTTTGCCTCAACGGCAACTTAAGTAGCATAAGTGATCCTCTGTTCTTTAAAGATTGATTATATTCTTTCCAATTATTTATTTTGTATTTAACCTTACTCTTGTTTCTTTTCTTCATTTGAACTTAGCTGCTTATATTCTCAGCTTATCAATATGATTGCATTGTACTCTTTAAACTATTCTTCTTACTTTAATTCTTTCATACTTTTGTTAATTTCAACCTCCTTTACATATTTGAGCAACAACGCCCCAATAACCCGCTTAATAATATGTCCGCTTAACTGTTGACACATCAGTATAATATTAAAATAATTGTACTTTTTAGGTAAAAGATACCGAAGTAATTAGAACTTTTTTAGGATGATAATTAAACAGCTTATATCAATTTATATTGACTTATTCAATAGGTCGTTTATTCTAAAAAATTATATATTAACAATTATATATAAATAATTATGGATAAACACCTACCAATTTCTGAATTTAAAGCCCATTGTTATGAAGTATTAGAAAATGTACAAGGTCAACACCAATCCTTTATAATTTCAAAAAGAGGGAAGCCCATAGCTCGTGTTATACCTATAGAAAATAATGATACTAAATTAGCAGGTAGCTTTAAAGGAAAATCTATTATTATAAGTGATTTAATAACTCCCGTAGATATTACATGGGATGCTGAGAGCTAATATTATGTCTCAATCATTAATAGTATTGGATACGCATATTTTATTGTGGTTTTTAATTGAGCCTTCTAGATTGTCAGAAAAGGAATCAGAGTTTATTGAAAAATCGATAAATTCTGCTCAAGCAATTATTACGGATCTTACTCTGTGGGAGATAGCTATGCTATATGCTAAACAAAGAATTAAAGTACATGAGCCAATAGATATTTTCTTAAATACAATTTGTAAAACTGGGATTAAAGTATGTGAAATTACACCTAAAATAGCAGCTGATTCTGTTACTCTACCGGATAATTTTCATGGAGATCCTGTAGATAGAATTATAGTGTCAACCACTAGAGTATATAGCGCAAGTCTCTTTACCTATGATGAAAAGATAATAAAGTGGGCACAAAATGGCCATGTAAACCTTTGTAAATTAAGTAATTAGGGTTCTTGCACTACCACATATTTTCCATAAGATATATATTTATGATACTTTCTTGTAATCTGTGTCGTTACAAGAAAAATTAAATTTGCTCTTATTGTAGCCCTTTTGAATTATCTTTATTTTGCTCTCTTTCTTGTGATAATTTAGTTAAGTGAGGTGAGCTTGAGGGTGACTTGGCACTATAAGGGCTGCTAAATGGAGATGATTTTTCATCATCCGCGAGACTAGGTGATTCATCTACCCTCATTTCCTCGGTTTGTCTATTTAATCGCACATCTTCTTCTCTAAATATTTCCTGTACTATATGTAAAAATATCTCTAATGCACCCGTTTTAATTTGTACTTCTCCTCTACTATCTACCTCTGCAAAGAAATTTACACTTTCACTAAGTTTGCTATCATATATCTGCAATAAAAAGTCCTTAAAACTTCTTTTTAAATTTTTTTCATCACTGATTTCTTGTATTCGATTATAAAATTCTTTAATCATCTGATTAAACTCTGGATTTTTTAAATCATTCTTTATAATATCTTTTACATTAACGAGACCTTCCTTATTTACCTGAGGAAATTTAGTCTCCTTAGCCATTATTGTTTGTAAAGCTGATTGGCTATATATCTCATTTAGTTCTGATCTCGGTATATAAATTATGCTTTCTTTTTCAATCTCTATATCGCTAGGTGCACTACTACTGGAATCTGGTGGATACATCGAATAGTGCTCCCCTTTGTTTGCAGCCTCTATGTCTATCTTAAGTTGGGTTAAAAGTTGATTAAATATCTTGGAAGCTTGTAGATTCTTTTCCTTTTTCATACTTAAAAAGTAGGGTTTTACCCAGTTTGCGCTTGTAAAAATTGAATGGTGATCTCTAAATAAAGCAACTAATCGGGTATAGTTAACATTAATACCTTTATCTTCACCTTCGGATATAATTGTCTCAGTTACCTCTAAGCCTTCTCCTTCAGTAGCTTTTCCACCCCATACTTCTCTAGCTGCTAATATAGCACAGCTGCATTCGGGACAACATAACTTCGATACCCCGATATTTATCTCTCCTTTTATATCATTATCTATTAATGCTTGTAATATTTGTAGCTCGGCATGAAGATTATTTTTATCTCCCCTCATTTTACTATTATAACCATTACTATAATGAAGTAGAGCATAGCCAAATTCCGTTCCTTCTTGCTTATCTATTGTAACTGCTTCAACTTCTCCCTTTATTCCCGTAGGCTTAACAGATAAATAGGATAATTCAGGTTGGCCTGTGATTAAACGTATACTACCGTTTGATCTCATTATCATATGGTGATGACTGCGTTTAAAAGCATCAACAATGTCTGTAGATACAGCTTTAGCAGTATTTTGGCTGATATAAGAAACAAGCTCTTGCTCAATCTTTCTGAGATCAGTAGCCAAACGCGATATTGCTATAGATGCTCCTCCTAATATTGCACCTATTATAAAATCACTATCATTTGTTCCCCCTATTTCTGAAAGTTGGTTAATGCTATAATTACGTAATTCCATGGGATCCGGCAAAGATAATACATGTTCGGCAAGCGTTGCAATGGCTTTGGCAAATCCTTTATTAGGAAGTTTCTTTGCTTCTTGTTTTATGTATTTTATACAAATTTCCTTAAATATTTTGTTTCTTACTTCCTGATCAATTCTACCGTTTGCTACCTCAGAAAGATAATACATTATATTATTTAATTGCTTTTTAAAGTTACTATCTTTTGACCCTATAAAAAACTCATTAGAAGCAATAAGGATCTTCTCTCCGTCAAAACAAACGGCCGAACATTCCGAGTTCAGTTGCAATAACCGAGCTAATGAATCTAATCTGCGTTGCAGTTTATTATCTTGTTGTCTGGATCTCTTTTGTATAGTATAAGCTTCACTCGGGCTCTCATTTTCTTTTGCAATATTTTCTCCGCTAACCTCCCTTTTTCTTTTCTTATGCGAATTAATATCTTTAATAGATGAATATATAGCATGTTGTATTGCTGCTAATTCATCTGTACTTATTTTTTCTACCTCTTTTTCCTTTTCTTTAGACTCAACTAAAATAACTTGTCGTTCTTCCAGTTTGGGTAATATTTCACGCAGTGCATATGCAGGTTCTCTCGAAGGGCTCTCAAATTGCTTTAAATAATTCACATTACCGGTGAAAACAACCATTAATGCATTATATACTGCCCACCACCCGCAATCATAACCTTCAAGCTGTTGATTACATTCATTACCGTCAACTATTTTTGCATCCGAAAATACAGGTAATATTCTATGCTTATGCTCTTTCCCTTCTGATTCAAAGGTATACTCCGTGCCTTGGGTTAATAAGTGCTTCAGTGATTTAGGTAATTTTGGTTTGGTGTTTAGTGAATCTAAATAAAATACTATTTCTTGGTTATTATTTAGCTCCACCCCAAAAGGTGTAACATAGTTCTTAGGTAACACTACACAGCTATGCCAATGAGTTCCTCCCTCGGTTAAAGTATCAGTTTCAGAGCTGACCTCAATTGTAGAAGTATTTATAATCATTATTATAGGCTTCTTTAAATCGCCGCCATCCTGATGGATCAGTCCGTTTGCTATAAGATCCTTGTCGCTATAAAACCCCCCTATATTCTTAGCATAGTTAATAGCTCCTTCTAATGCATTATCTTGTTTGGAGGAAGCCGGGGAATATATTGAAGACTGATCAGGGTGGATAATATGAACCCAATCCCCTAATATTTGGTTTAAAGCATTATTAATCCCGTGCCCTGTAGCCCAATCATCAGATTTTTTAACCTTACCTGTATAGTTAACAATTGCTTGTAGGCTAGTATATAACATTTCTAATCTTTTGATTTTTGAAGCTTCTAACACTTCTTGGGCAACTATTTTAGCTGCTATAGTTTGTATTTCCTCTTCAATCACTTCCTTTAATTTAGACGACTCGGTTTCTTCTAATACCCTTAATAAATGTGCTTTATATTCTTCTAACCTTTGTAGCTCATTGCTTTTCACAGTACACCTTCCCCGCCTAGTAAATAATGTAGATTTAATAATTGTTTAATAAGTTTTATTATAAAACTATATTTTAATATGTTATTATTTTTATTATAAATTATATTTCTAACTTTAAAAAGTATTTTGCTTATGAAAAATAATGAGAAGCATACTAATCAAGAAAATCTTAACTCTAAAAAAAGAGTAAGTTGGGCAGACTCCATTGAAGATAATGAGGGAAAAACACTTAGAGCTAAAAAGAAGGCTAAAGTTTCCCCCGAATCTCAAGGTTCAAGTCCCACTCAAAAATCATTAAAAAACTATTTTGCTCACATGTTTAGTAATGGCCGTTATGATGAAATAAGGCAAGAATGGGAGAGTCACATCGCAAGGCATACTAGAATAATAGAGCTTAAAGAGCTATATGGAGATGAGAGTGAAGAAGTATTAAAAATGGGTAAGAATATAATCGGTAAGCTACTTTGTTTAGATAATTATTCTCTGTTAAGGTGGGTTACAGTAAACTGCGATATAGAAGCTTTTAAATTAATTGCTGAAATGTCTTCTACAAAATACTTACAACGCATGGTACGTTATGATGACTATATGGCTTTTAGGCTATTTGTAAGTAGCAATCGGATTAATGAGAATAATCATGAGTATAACTCTTCTGAATGTATTGAGGGATTTAAACTTTTTTTGAAAACTGATAATAATGTAGTTAATATTTTCTGGAATTGTCTTAATATCACTGATAGCATTAAATCTGATTTTAATACTGCTCTAAAGGAAATGGGACTTGGACATCTTATAGATGATAACAAGGAAAATATTCCTCAAAATCAACTAAATTCATTTAAATACAGAATTCTTAGTACAGCTGCAGAGGCTACTAAAATAAATAGATAAATTAAAAGC
This region of Candidatus Jidaibacter acanthamoeba genomic DNA includes:
- a CDS encoding type II toxin-antitoxin system VapC family toxin, which encodes MSQSLIVLDTHILLWFLIEPSRLSEKESEFIEKSINSAQAIITDLTLWEIAMLYAKQRIKVHEPIDIFLNTICKTGIKVCEITPKIAADSVTLPDNFHGDPVDRIIVSTTRVYSASLFTYDEKIIKWAQNGHVNLCKLSN
- a CDS encoding type II toxin-antitoxin system Phd/YefM family antitoxin, producing MDKHLPISEFKAHCYEVLENVQGQHQSFIISKRGKPIARVIPIENNDTKLAGSFKGKSIIISDLITPVDITWDAES
- a CDS encoding transposase, which produces MKKRNKSKVKYKINNWKEYNQSLKNRGSLMLLKLPLRQTEGFVRSIFELTGLRLKVPEFSRLSKRAKSLLKRINLPLLGEEGYLMIDSTDIKVYGESEWLVFKH